Part of the Vigna angularis cultivar LongXiaoDou No.4 chromosome 1, ASM1680809v1, whole genome shotgun sequence genome, GTAGCAGTAAGGTTGATGCTTCATGACCCAGAGATCACAATTGAAATCCAGGAAACACCCAACCCCCTTGTAGGGGTAAAGGCTAGCAGGCTTACATTTACCCTCACTGGAACCcctcaaaattaaatttaaagagttTTTATATCATGGAAGTATTCTACTAGAGCTTCCTGGAAAGGACGGTGATAGACATCACTTTTTCATCGAGATATGACGCAAGGACTACCTCTTGTTTGTGGTCATTGGTTGGTTCGTTCTCCCTTCTTCATAACACTGCGAAAAGCTATGACAGACATAGGTTCAATTATTTCAGCACCATCATCCTCAAAACCAGTGGGTAATTCTTCCATTGTCTTATAATTCCCCACCATTTTTTTAGAATGGACACATGAAATTCAGGATACCACCGAATTCTGTCCATGTTGCTTGAGCTTCAAAAATACCATTTCTCCTACATCAAAGCTTCTACCTGTTAGGTGTTTATTAGCTTGTGCCTTCATTCTACCTTGAGCTCTTAGCAAGTGATTCTTTAGTTGCCTTAGATCctgaaaaattatttccaaaacCCGCTCATAAATATTGAATCCCTGTCACTTACAATAGAATTTGGAATGCCATGGAGTCTCACCACCTCTCTTACAAAAATTTCTGCTATCACCCTAGCTATATAAGGGTGTTTCAGAGGCACAAAATGACTATACTTTGTTAATCTGTCCACAACTACCATAATGGCTTTGAACCCTCTTGACCTCGGTAAGCCTGTAAGTTCCTTATTTGCTGAACCTTGATATTCTACCTACATATCACAAAGAGACGCAAATAACAATTCTCCTCAAGGCATCCCTTTTAAAATTGTGGTTCCTTGAGAtgtcttctttatcttcatgGTTTGTTTTTTCCAGTCAACAACCATTTCGCCAGAGAAACCAGCCATGGCATGCCCAAAATCATATCAATGTCCTCTAAGTCAAACAAATAGGCATCTACCATAAAGTCCAAACCttctatttcaattttaattttacaacacaCTCCAAACGTTTCTATTGTGCCCACCCCCCATCAATATTCGCATAGTTGGTGGTCTCCAACTGCCAACCTATTGCCTCTACCAATCCTCTAGAAATAAAGTTATGCGATGATACACAGTCGACCAAAATAAACAGAGGCAATTCATGTACCTTTTCCTTAAATTTAAGAGTTTGAGGTGATTATGTTTTCTCATCTCCTAGGCTGAGTAAAGTTGAGGCACTGCACTCACCACCGGTGTCTCCCTCTTCAACCACACATACATTTCCTGACACATTTTCTCCATCATCATATTCCATCTGGATTTCATCACCCATTAACATGAATCGTAGTTGTTTCACGGGGCATTGTTGCATGGGGTTGTACGATCCACCACATTTAAAATACAATCCTCTCTTTCACCTATCCAACAAATCCTAATAGGCTAAGTGCCTTGTTCCCCTATCTCTAGGCCCACTTCTACTATTTTCACTGAgttcttttgttgtgtttggGCCAGGCCCATTAATCCCTCTACCAGTCCCTTGGTTTTTGGGAATGATGCACCCTGAAATATTTGAGCTAGTCTTGTAACCCGAATAGCCTCCcaattgtgttttttctttcgCATGCCATCCTCTGTTCTTATTCGGAAACTTCATACAATGGCTCTTGCTCATTAATCATTTTTCCTCTCATAAGTGGACTAACAACATGCAAACTTCTGATTTGGGCCCTAATTTCTTCATGCAATCCATGAATAAAGTAAGCAAAGTATTGTTCGTCATGTAATTTGGGGACCTGCCACTAAACATTTAAATCTTTATATGCATTCTTCTATACTCCCTGTTAGTCACAGTGACGTCATGTGCTCGAATACACTTCCCTCACCCAAACCTCCATATCTTTCAATCAATTCTTTCACCAAATCCTCCCAAGTTAATTCATCATAATCATTTAATGGTGTGTTGAAGAAATGAATCGTAGCCCCCTCCATGCATAATTGAGAAAGATTCACCCTCATAGCCGAACTAGTTTCTTGGACCCTAAAATAGATCTCAGCTCTAGTGATCTAACTGACAGGATCTTCTCCATCGAACATAGGTAGTTCAACCTTTTTCATCGATTGTCTGAATTCATCCAGTTCTAGTGATCTAAGGACTTCAAGTCACTTCCACCACTAGATGACTCCTTATTCTTAGACCCAACAAAGCTCTCTCCCTCCATGTGAGGGATTTTCTCACAACTACAAGTCATTAATTCCACTAACTTTGATTGGTTTATCACAGCCTCTTTAAGCATCGTCTTTATCGCTGATTGGTTTTGGATTGCTTGGAGTCGTATCTTCTCCATGACAACTCTCATTCGCTCCAATTCTCCCTTGACAATCTCAACCCTAGCATCCATGACTATTGTATTTTCTAGCTCCCCTGTTTTCACCTCACTTCCCTTTTTCTTTGGTGGCATTCATTGGAAAAAAGGGATCCGAAAGGTGTCACCAAATGTTACAAACCCACACCTTAAAAgcttagaagaaaaagaaaggaatgaaATGAACATTGTAGTTCGTATTATTCTATTTACAAAAATAGGATATAGAAGGATAACAAATCCCACCCAGAGCAACACAAGCAATTCCTCTCCTCTATCAACCAAAAACCTGTCCTCAACTCTCTGCAAAACCAAATACAAATAGAATCTCTCTATTCCCCTCCCCGATTTCTCTCTCCTCTAACTTCCTGCCACCTCAGCCCTTGGGTTCTTCTTTCTCACGTATATTTTTTTCCCACCATGTCTTGGTACCTTCGTGGGCTAGTGGTTGAGGAAGCCCAGTCATTCTTTGGGCCTCATCCGCCTctctatattattatttgaggtTCATTAaccatataaaaaatgtaacttggcAGATTGTTTGGAGCAGCTGAATATACCTTTTGTGAAAGATACAATTCGACTTGTTTTGTGGTTTTCCTTGTAAGAGATAAAGTATTTCCATTGTAAAATATGTCTCCTAATAATATTGTGATGCCCATTGTcataggaagaagaagaatgtaACTTGGCAGATTGTTTGGAGAAGTTGAACATACCTTTTGTGAGAGATAtaattcaacttcttgtttagTGGTTTTCCATATATGAGATAAAGTACTTGCATTGTAAAATGATGTCTCCTAAGAATATTGTGATGCCCATTGTCATAGGAAGAAGAATATACAAATCTTTATTCTGAGGTTAGATCTTCTGTTATACTACTCGTTAAATTTTCAGTTTGAGTTCCTCTCGTGCGTGTGTGTGCTTTCTTAGAGTCCTCTGTTTTAAGACATTAACTATGTCATGCCCAATGTATGGTACAAAAGTCCACATTTTTAAGTATAGTCCCCtgcacaatcaaataaattgaaGCATAGAGGGCCTACAAGACAATGGAGATCATCCAAGGATTTCACCAAATAGGGGCATATTTCATTTAAGAAAAACCAATGAGTAATGATTCACAAATAAAAGACATGACTTCCACTATGCGGAGGTTAACGAATGGAACATTATGTAAATAAAGATCATATTAAGCctcaacatattttataatcttaataAAGGTCATGTTGTAAATAACAAACATccaagttattaaaataaaaagaaagaattcaAAAATGCAGGAGAAACTTACCAGGATTAGGGAAAAATCTCCTTCTGTCAGTTGGGCATGCCACAAAAAGTGCATTTTGTGGATTGAATATTGCTTGGCATACCAGAAGAAACCACTCCCTTAGTACACCTGGGCCAGTAGCTTCCTCATTTTTGAATTCCATAAATAAACCAGCATGTAGAGATTCAGGCTCAGCACGCGCTATGTATTCAAAAGACTCAGCCAATAACTGAGACCTGTCAATAAGCATCTCGTGCAACTCCTCATAGTCTTCTTTGACCTCTGGGAACATCATCATGGCCAAATGCCTTCTAGACTCAAAATTGGTCACAAACCTATGCTCCAGAATCCACTGATGCTCATCAGTTCTCTTTGCATATCGAACAATCAACAGACACAGCACATTTCTATGTCGCCTCAAAACACTCCAAAGCTTTTCTTCAGCACCATCATAAAGCTTAGAAATTTGATACAACTCCTTCAAGATGGAAAGATAATGAGACCACCCAGGATAAGGATTATCCCCTTCCATCATTTCCTGGCCAGCCAAGTTCTGGTCCATTTTTTGAAGGCACTGGTCGATTTTGTTCAATAACTGCATGTACAAACAGTGAAGATATTCAATCTCTTTGGCGTGCAAGAGATCCTTATTACTTTTGTCTTGAGCCATAGAACCATTGACAGCTTGTTGCTCCTTGATTCCAGTTCTCAAAGGCACTAAGAAGGCAGTAAAATCCACAACATCATTAGACAAAGGCCCCACGGCTCTGTGGGATTCCATACTCGAGTCCAAGTCCATCAACAAGCAATTAACAAGCTCAAAAACAAAGGGGAAAATGTCCTTAATCAAAACTAACCCCTTAGCATTATCAGAACCAGCGTAGGAAACCCCAGCAGTTTCCAACAAGGACCCAAAGGTACTCCGGCAATAGAGATACAAAGGGTCATTAGTTCCAACTCTCCTAAGCAATTTACAGAACTCTAAGACCACACATGCACACTGCCCATGCAATGCCTTAGACAAGGTATTTCGgcaagaactcaaaaagtgtcTAACAGAAGACTCAGCACAATCCTTGTTACCTGCATAAGGGGACACATAGAGCATAACAAGCACGTCAGGAGCAGAAGAAGACATGAAAATCTGAAAATACCCAGAAGCAGATTCGTTGTCAATCCTCGGAGTCATGTTCAAGTAACTGGTGATTAACCCCTTGATAGTCTTCAAGGAATCGTGAACAGTCTCACCACAGCAAAGTCGATACACGAGGGAAACCATGTCGTTGATAATTTGCCATGCCTGAGGGTGTTCAGTACTGCGCATGCGACCAACGAGTTGAAGATTGGCGTCGTTTTGAATGGAACATTCAGCGAGAGTCTGTTCCCACTGAAGCTGCTTCCCCCGATAAATTAATCTCTGTTCAAACACCGGAATTCCCTTCATGCTTTGGATACGCTCATGAATCGATTTCACGCTGTCTTCGGGGAAAGCCTGCATCACAATAGTGTTTCCGGCTGACATCATTCGCACAAAGAACTGGATGTGCGATCGCGGCTTCTGCGCGACAGCAGAGCAGCCGCTTCCGGCGGTGCCAGAGGCGCCGGAGGAGCTCGACCATGAATTCACAGCCTCCTCTTTCCGCATCCTCACACAGACTAAGTCCGAGAAATCTCCGTCATCTTCTTCGTCGAGTTTGCGTTTAGACGAGTGACGGTGATGATCGGTGGCGCCCCCGCTGAGGTGGTGGACGGCGGGGGTTTCAATCATAGACATTTAGGAGGCGCCGCCCCGAGTGGCTGTGTCAGACACAAGCCGAGTGAAAAGTCCAAAAAGCCATCCACGAACGAAGACGCACCCAGTGAGTCCTGCGGTGAGCCGAGCCGAGCCAAGCAAGCCAAGCCAGAAACAGAACTGTGTCTCTGCAAAGGAAATTGGGTTTTGCCTTTGATGTTTTACCGTCCTCAGTCTCTCCTTCTAATCCCTTCCTGCTTCTTTATATACTACCACTTTGTGTTGGCTTTTTCAATTGCCTCTCGAAACGGCGTGCTGAGGCGCAAATGCTTGGACTGCTCTCCCGAATAAACCCACTGTGGGACCCTCTGCCTTTTGGAAGCAGCGGATGCttatttggaatttttttaatattaaactttaCATTAatgatttatcattttatattaatatttcaacCGGAGAGATAATGTATTTGCTGCATACTTAGCAGAGAAGCTGCCagactttttcttctctcttattttattcttaggttaaaagaataaaatatatcaactttttcttctccttttacttttttttttatctactgtttcttttcatataatatatcacaaaattaaaaatagtatacTTATTTTAGTTGTACCTGATTTTATATGTATCTTAAACATAAACTAGGTGGTAAAATCCTAAcgtttaattgttttttttgtctTGAAAAAGTTTATTCTGTTACTTCGAaaagattttttgaaaaatcaGCAAGAAACTTAATGTCTTTGTAAATCGTGTGTATCAATTTCCGATTGTGTGTATCAATTTCCGAGGGAGAGGGAGCGTGCAAAAAGggaatatttatcaaataatattaattatatttagaaaataaatattaattatagatttatattttgattaaaataatatataataatattataataaatagtagtaaaataatcaacacatgatattatcaaaatatagttataatatataaataagcttaaatttgaactatttgaactatttgataataaataagcttaaatttttttattgaaccatactttttaatataatgttaagctaaataataccaaaataatttcaaaatattatatattacaatatttacCGGTTCTtcctaattaatatataaaatgtttttttttcaaaaatttactagaaatttagaaaaatatgaatatataatatataaatttattattttgggttgatatttattatttagtcaTGATTTAATTTGGATCactacataaataattttgaaactttattataaagtttttatatattgtataagtggttttataattaaaaaatggcTAAGTTTAATAAACGGTCAaactacaaaatataaaatttaaagcaagagtaaaattaataaaataactattttaatttaatttttgtttatttaaataataaatttagaaaataaatatgaacacGCAGAAAATCTCTTCTATATAATATAGATAAAATTGATACcgaatattaaaattattatcttagtataatttaaattattaacaataaatttattacataattaatttaatattaaattagcATTTATAGTCGTAACGTAAGTTATTAATTTAGACTATTCATAAAGTTTTCtcgtgtatttttttttatcttattattataactTTAGTTACACATTAATTGCAAATTTCGTACCAATAATGAATTGCATTTAAGACacacaattttattaaatcagATGGTTTGCGTGACCTACaattgattatttatatttagagttaattatattttggtttaaatTAGTTCACTTTTTTCAATtcggttttagtttttttattttttaaatcaagtttaaatttttgttaattttatttaattaaatatttttttgtaatattatttaaataattaataaaatattaaccataTATGTCATGCACTACAAAACATGTGTCAGTCTatgaatttttgttattttttttaatttttaatcttttaaaaattattttaaattttattttttttcaattcaaatcctatatttattatttttatttattttaatcttattttttttaaataatatttttattattaaaattgatatttttattgtttagtaCTTCTGgtgttatttttaaaccaaactctaataattatattttaccaatataattagagtaaatttataaataatttataaatattaaaaatgaagttGTTATAAGTGATagatgtattaaaaataatttaagaaatattaaaagaaatacatgtgtgttttctctttaaaatatcaacaacttacatgttatttttatcaattttgagTTTGATCActgatatgaaaattttaataaaaaatatatattcaataaaacaaGATGTCGAAAAGCAGTAACCAAAACGACAATAAAACCATCTAAAAAAACACATTATAAGTTTATAAGTAGGTCATCCACATAATCACAGTTAATAAATAAGTCAAACTATGAaaactaaaatgagaaaaaaattaaaaataaaactaatgtaaaaaaattttaacaaccaaatataaaaaatataactcaaaattaaaattcaattaagaaCTATTATAGGAGAAAATTTGTTAAGGATTATATGTtgtattcataattaaaaataacaaaattcttactattattataaaattaaatataaataagtttatgattttgaaataatttttatatagttttattttaaaaaggtaatttataattattgctTTAGTCATTAATAATTGTTCTGAATTCttaacaataaatttaacaCATCATTAATTTCgatattaaattaacatttacAGAATTAACTTAAGtagtttatttagatttattaatcaaatttatgaatatcattataaataattattcttacAAGGATTTATTTTCACAATAATATTAGTTGCTCTTTgaacaaaatctttaaaatttacaatttcttaataataacaaattctTTAAAGGGACAATAATAGActacttttaatattaactaTATTAAATGTGCATCTGTGctactttttttatatgataataaaaaataacaaaattcttattattattataaaattaaatataaataattttataattttattaaaataacttttacatattttataggtaattatatattaaagaattgttaagttaaaaattatagtaagatttaattttttttaataaaacaattattttaatttagaaaacttttatttaaaaggtaaaattaaaaaagaaaaagaaaaatcctttatatataatatagataaaataagtaaatataaataatcctTTAAATTTCATTGTAAATAACTTTTCATAGGTagttttatgattaaattaatagttaagtttaaaacatgtcaaattgttaaattttaaaaaaataaaatttaattttaaaaaaaactttcattTAAAGGATtatattggaaaaaaaatatagatactAAAAAGAGAAACctatagacaaaaataaatataattaattatctataattttactgtagataattattttaatttaaaaataagtagttaaatgtaaaaaaggggaataaaaaataccaattttaaaaaataattatttaaaggatATAAATGAAAAACATGTACACCAAAattccatttatatatataatagcaTGATTTTACTACTAAATTTTAATagatagtaataataaatttaaagtgGTCttgatattaataattaatatataatattgaattaattttaatataataatgaagTAGTATTgttgatttatattattatataataatttaaaatattaatattaacttaCAACTAATTTGCATTTATTATAtctatttcaatatattttcaaatttattattttataaacattctAAATTCATAAGAAGCCGGATTATAACTAGTTTTCAGAAATGGAGAGTAAAAATGAGATTTAGAGTTCATTCTCAAGGAAATTGAAAAAACTTagatataaactaaattaaagtACAAAAAGAAATCCTAAGAGTAAAACATGTGATCCATAATTCTGTCTATAACGTGAAAAGAGTGTCCATATCTGTAGTTAAAATTCAGTAACTCTAAAAAACCAGATTACTTCAGTAATTCGTTCCTTGAGTTATCCAGGCAAGAAAATCCAAGTGTTCCGATTCCCTTCTCAATCGTGCGAACAAAACTCACTTTCTTCAAACAGAGCACTATCCATGTAAAACTGTACGTGAGATGTACCTATTAAAGTGGCTTGTATTGTATACGTGGGTAGCTTCAACCATTAAATACACAGATGCATACCCCTCACCCCATGGATCAGTGAACTCAAGTTTGTAGCACTGTGTGGTTAAACTTATTACAAACTTAACTGGCCATGGCGCATCTTCTTTATCCTTGTTGTACTTATGTACGGTTTTTCTTGATA contains:
- the LOC108346337 gene encoding E3 ubiquitin-protein ligase UPL5 isoform X3 yields the protein MSMIETPAVHHLSGGATDHHRHSSKRKLDEEDDGDFSDLVCVRMRKEEAVNSWSSSSGASGTAGSGCSAVAQKPRSHIQFFVRMMSAGNTIVMQAFPEDSVKSIHERIQSMKGIPVFEQRLIYRGKQLQWEQTLAECSIQNDANLQLVGRMRSTEHPQAWQIINDMVSLVYRLCCGETVHDSLKTIKGLITSYLNMTPRIDNESASGYFQIFMSSSAPDVLVMLYVSPYAVPLRTGIKEQQAVNGSMAQDKSNKDLLHAKEIEYLHCLYMQLLNKIDQCLQKMDQNLAGQEMMEGDNPYPGWSHYLSILKELYQISKLYDGAEEKLWSVLRRHRNVLCLLIVRYAKRTDEHQWILEHRFVTNFESRRHLAMMMFPEVKEDYEELHEMLIDRSQLLAESFEYIARAEPESLHAGLFMEFKNEEATGPGVLREWFLLVCQAIFNPQNALFVACPTDRRRFFPNPASRVHPLHLEYFSFAGRVIALALMHRVQVGIVFDRVFFLQLAGSYIIVLEDIRSADPCLYTSCKKILDMDADFIDSDALGLTFVREVEELGQRKVVELCPGGKNVVVNSKNRDKYVELLIQDRFVTSISEQVSHFAKGFADILSNSKLQQYFFQSLDLEDLDWMLHGSEDTLSVEDWKAHTEYNGYSETDIQISWFWEIVGSMTADQRKVLLFFWTSVKYLPVEGFRGLASRLYIYRSLEPGDRLPSSHTCFFRLCFPAYSSMAVMKERLELITQEHIGCSFGTW
- the LOC108346337 gene encoding E3 ubiquitin-protein ligase UPL5 isoform X2; amino-acid sequence: MSMIETPAVHHLSGGATDHHRHSSKRKLDEEDDGDFSDLVCVRMRKEEAVNSWSSSSGASGTAGSGCSAVAQKPRSHIQFFVRMMSAGNTIVMQAFPEDSVKSIHERIQSMKGIPVFEQRLIYRGKQLQWEQTLAECSIQNDANLQLVGRMRSTEHPQAWQIINDMVSLVYRLCCGNKDCAESSVRHFLSSCRNTLSKALHGQCACVVLEFCKLLRRVGTNDPLYLYCRSTFGSLLETAGVSYAGSDNAKGLVLIKDIFPFVFELVNCLLMDLDSSMESHRAVGPLSNDVVDFTAFLVPLRTGIKEQQAVNGSMAQDKSNKDLLHAKEIEYLHCLYMQLLNKIDQCLQKMDQNLAGQEMMEGDNPYPGWSHYLSILKELYQISKLYDGAEEKLWSVLRRHRNVLCLLIVRYAKRTDEHQWILEHRFVTNFESRRHLAMMMFPEVKEDYEELHEMLIDRSQLLAESFEYIARAEPESLHAGLFMEFKNEEATGPGVLREWFLLVCQAIFNPQNALFVACPTDRRRFFPNPASRVHPLHLEYFSFAGRVIALALMHRVQVGIVFDRVFFLQLAGSYIIVLEDIRSADPCLYTSCKKILDMDADFIDSDALGLTFVREVEELGQRKVVELCPGGKNVVVNSKNRDKYVELLIQDRFVTSISEQVSHFAKGFADILSNSKLQQYFFQSLDLEDLDWMLHGSEDTLSVEDWKAHTEYNGYSETDIQISWFWEIVGSMTADQRKVLLFFWTSVKYLPVEGFRGLASRLYIYRSLEPGDRLPSSHTCFFRLCFPAYSSMAVMKERLELITQEHIGCSFGTW
- the LOC108346337 gene encoding E3 ubiquitin-protein ligase UPL5 isoform X1 produces the protein MSMIETPAVHHLSGGATDHHRHSSKRKLDEEDDGDFSDLVCVRMRKEEAVNSWSSSSGASGTAGSGCSAVAQKPRSHIQFFVRMMSAGNTIVMQAFPEDSVKSIHERIQSMKGIPVFEQRLIYRGKQLQWEQTLAECSIQNDANLQLVGRMRSTEHPQAWQIINDMVSLVYRLCCGETVHDSLKTIKGLITSYLNMTPRIDNESASGYFQIFMSSSAPDVLVMLYVSPYAGNKDCAESSVRHFLSSCRNTLSKALHGQCACVVLEFCKLLRRVGTNDPLYLYCRSTFGSLLETAGVSYAGSDNAKGLVLIKDIFPFVFELVNCLLMDLDSSMESHRAVGPLSNDVVDFTAFLVPLRTGIKEQQAVNGSMAQDKSNKDLLHAKEIEYLHCLYMQLLNKIDQCLQKMDQNLAGQEMMEGDNPYPGWSHYLSILKELYQISKLYDGAEEKLWSVLRRHRNVLCLLIVRYAKRTDEHQWILEHRFVTNFESRRHLAMMMFPEVKEDYEELHEMLIDRSQLLAESFEYIARAEPESLHAGLFMEFKNEEATGPGVLREWFLLVCQAIFNPQNALFVACPTDRRRFFPNPASRVHPLHLEYFSFAGRVIALALMHRVQVGIVFDRVFFLQLAGSYIIVLEDIRSADPCLYTSCKKILDMDADFIDSDALGLTFVREVEELGQRKVVELCPGGKNVVVNSKNRDKYVELLIQDRFVTSISEQVSHFAKGFADILSNSKLQQYFFQSLDLEDLDWMLHGSEDTLSVEDWKAHTEYNGYSETDIQISWFWEIVGSMTADQRKVLLFFWTSVKYLPVEGFRGLASRLYIYRSLEPGDRLPSSHTCFFRLCFPAYSSMAVMKERLELITQEHIGCSFGTW